A genomic stretch from Pseudomonas mendocina includes:
- a CDS encoding methyl-accepting chemotaxis protein has product MKSVLYPAIALMNRLSFGMKFSLISVLFFVPMLVTNFFLVRDSYQQTVSTQTAQQSLSLLADSLKLRRMLEDYAAYTDVNSVVGQSGQAGEVDKRLEGLQADITKLLQGMASPSRDETLVAAFNTERDQLLASLAAVKAEDSLQGKIGLAERLQAGNQVFVRLIASQAGLIQDLDSSVRQMVELITVETQKVTALLSKGRAVGANSLSQGFLNSSASTTFDTLLLDIERLHGEYTVHLRSVPTHAELQGLAEQSLESLKASSVLFEDQVVVADTLDTPWMQFFDEVSTQIGKTQALQDGVLRLLDERLQKRLANNQMQMALLGVALLAVFLLIVYLYSGFYVSVRATLKRLGQVMNQVAGGDMTVSIKAQSQDELGELSTLFNETVKKIRELIERVGQTVVEVERQAERVEHVSAESNAAVTGQRSQIDLIATAMNELSATAQEVASSAAAAVGSAQSVNDETVTGRALLESQVGSIQRLAGEIDQSVLVINQLANDSQSISQVLDVIKGIAEQTNLLALNAAIEAARAGEQGRGFAVVADEVRNLAKRTQQSTAEIETMIAKLQNGVNAAVKTMNTSHEMADSTVNESGKVQLALENILGAVGTIVDQNQQIATAAEEQTAVAHDIDQNIVQISQAGELTAEGAGQTEQASRELSALVSRLKQLIGAFRV; this is encoded by the coding sequence GTGAAGTCCGTTCTCTATCCGGCTATCGCGCTGATGAACCGCCTCAGCTTCGGTATGAAGTTCAGCCTGATCAGTGTGCTGTTCTTTGTACCTATGCTGGTCACCAATTTCTTTCTGGTGCGTGACTCTTATCAGCAAACGGTCAGTACTCAAACTGCTCAGCAAAGCCTTAGCCTCTTAGCAGACAGCCTAAAGCTACGACGCATGCTTGAGGATTATGCGGCTTACACCGATGTGAACTCGGTGGTCGGGCAGTCTGGCCAGGCGGGCGAGGTGGACAAGCGTCTTGAGGGATTACAGGCCGATATTACGAAGCTGCTGCAAGGCATGGCTTCACCGAGCCGAGATGAAACGTTAGTCGCTGCCTTCAACACTGAGCGCGATCAGTTATTGGCGTCATTGGCTGCGGTTAAAGCTGAAGATTCGCTGCAGGGCAAGATCGGGCTGGCGGAGCGCTTGCAAGCTGGTAACCAGGTATTTGTTCGACTGATCGCCAGTCAGGCCGGGTTGATTCAGGACCTTGATAGCAGCGTGCGACAGATGGTCGAGCTGATCACCGTGGAGACCCAGAAGGTCACAGCATTGCTCAGCAAAGGGCGGGCTGTGGGGGCTAATTCGCTCTCTCAGGGCTTTCTCAATTCATCTGCCAGTACAACCTTTGACACCCTGCTGCTGGACATCGAAAGGCTGCACGGTGAATACACGGTGCACCTGCGCAGTGTTCCGACTCACGCTGAGTTGCAGGGGCTGGCGGAGCAAAGTCTGGAAAGCCTGAAAGCATCCTCAGTGCTATTTGAGGATCAGGTTGTGGTGGCTGATACGCTGGACACGCCATGGATGCAGTTCTTTGATGAAGTCAGCACGCAGATCGGCAAAACCCAAGCCCTACAGGACGGTGTCCTGAGACTGTTGGATGAGCGCCTGCAGAAGCGGTTGGCAAACAACCAAATGCAGATGGCGCTGCTGGGTGTGGCTCTCTTGGCGGTGTTTCTGCTGATTGTGTACCTGTACAGCGGCTTTTATGTGTCGGTCCGCGCCACATTGAAGCGACTGGGGCAAGTGATGAATCAGGTGGCTGGCGGTGACATGACCGTGAGCATTAAGGCACAGAGTCAGGACGAGCTGGGCGAACTCAGTACGCTGTTCAATGAGACGGTGAAAAAGATCCGTGAGTTGATTGAGCGTGTTGGCCAGACCGTTGTTGAGGTTGAGCGTCAGGCTGAGCGAGTTGAGCATGTTTCGGCTGAGAGCAACGCGGCGGTAACTGGGCAACGTAGCCAGATCGATCTGATTGCCACAGCAATGAACGAACTGTCAGCCACTGCGCAGGAGGTCGCCAGCAGTGCGGCTGCGGCGGTAGGCAGTGCACAGAGCGTGAATGATGAAACCGTAACCGGCCGTGCGTTGCTGGAGTCTCAGGTGGGCAGCATCCAGCGTTTGGCCGGTGAGATTGATCAGTCAGTCCTGGTCATCAACCAACTGGCCAATGACAGCCAGTCAATCAGTCAGGTGTTGGACGTCATCAAAGGCATTGCCGAGCAAACCAACTTGCTGGCACTTAATGCGGCGATTGAGGCGGCCCGTGCTGGGGAGCAAGGGCGGGGGTTCGCTGTGGTGGCCGATGAGGTGCGCAACCTGGCCAAACGTACCCAGCAATCCACAGCAGAAATCGAGACCATGATCGCCAAGCTGCAAAACGGCGTTAATGCTGCTGTGAAAACCATGAACACCAGCCACGAAATGGCCGACAGCACCGTCAATGAGTCAGGCAAGGTGCAACTGGCGCTGGAAAATATTCTGGGGGCGGTCGGCACGATTGTGGACCAGAACCAACAGATCGCCACAGCGGCCGAAGAGCAAACCGCAGTGGCCCATGATATAGACCAGAACATCGTGCAGATCAGCCAAGCAGGTGAGCTGACCGCCGAAGGTGCGGGCCAGACTGAGCAAGCCAGCCGCGAGCTGTCGGCGTTAGTATCACGCTTGAAACAATTGATCGGCGCGTTCCGGGTTTAA